The Fusarium fujikuroi IMI 58289 draft genome, chromosome FFUJ_chr05 DNA segment GAGGGGGCGAGCTGGCTGAGAATACCGATCTGGATACCGAGGGAGCCGATGTTACCGAAGCCACAAAGAGCGTAGGTAGCGATGAGCTGAGAGCGGGGGGAGAGGCCGTAGAATTCGTTATTCTCGGGGGAGGGGTTTGTGAGGAGGGAGAATGCCTTGTACTCGTTCTAGAATGTGTCAGTATCTGatgggagattgagaagggGGAGGGGAAACGTACGGtgatgatcttctcggcAATGAGCTTGGCGACGGGGAGAATGTCGCCTGTGCTGTTGGTGCCGTTGGTGCGAGATACACCGAGCAGGAAAGAAACGGGGAAGAGAAGGTATCCGAGAATGAGCTGGAGAGTAAGAGGAGTGGGatcgttgatgttgaggtaTCGTCCCCACCAGGTCAAGAGACCGTTGATGAATGCGACCAGAGCAATAATGCAGAGAAGAGAGCAGACAATGGTACCGGCGATCTTGATTCCGAGCCAAGCACCGTTAGCGAAGGCGTGGAGGGCGTTCTCAGCCTTgtgctcatcatcgtcaggaATGACTACACGACCAGCTGTGAGAGTCTCCTCAGTCTCGGGATATCGCATCTTGGAAATAGCCAGAGAAGCTGGGATGGACATGATGCAGGATGACACGAGAGCCTCGCGGTTAAGACCGAGACCGATGTAGCCGACAAGGACGGATCCAGAGATGGTAGCGAAACCACAGGTCATGATCTGGTGAAGCTCGGCTTTGGTCATGTGAGGAACGAAAGGACGGACAAGCATGGCTGATTCACCCTGACCGATGAAGGGGGTGGCGGCAGCGACGACGGCCTCAGCACCAGAGACTCCGAGACCCCAGAAGACAAAGGTAGCGAACTTGACGATGAACCACTGGACGAAACCGATGTAGTAGAGGACCTGGACGagggagatgaagaagatgatggcgggGATGAcgccgaagaagaagttgccaGTGTTGGCGACGTCCTCGCTGGTCAGGAACGcaacaccagccttggcgaAGCCCAGGAGATCAGCGGCGCGGTCGGCGATGAAGCGGAAGATGTCGTATCCAACGGTCGTTCGTAGGACGAAGAGACCGATAACATACTGCGTGAGCATGCCGCCAATGACAGTGCGCCAGTTGATGCGCTTGCGGTCCTTGCTAGTAGcccagaggatgaagaggaagacaacCATTCCGAAAAGACTGACAGCGCGGTTCTCGCGGGTGTTGTCAGCGACCTCCTCGGAGACAAAAGCGCCAACGAGGATAGCAGCTACAGTGACGGTAGCGCCAGCAAGAGTGCGCAGGTGGGCGGGGATGAGGTCGTAGATCCTGACGGCGGTGTTGAGCCAgaccttcttgatgatgttggagacATGGCGACTAGGAacgtggaagaa contains these protein-coding regions:
- a CDS encoding related to sodium/nucleoside cotransporter 1, yielding MADSNIHHNPDPALEPSHQHHHQHHHHSPRVDTPGHDDPVYTTGTTDAPAVVPPQRHSHEMEKEKTGTHTPPDYSDHEKHEAGVVDESARANSHSDSPAVVGWRRRLGPVYRYRRPIIHLIIFCLFTGWWIASLVLHRDDKNWVVPFLLWLAITLRLIFFHVPSRHVSNIIKKVWLNTAVRIYDLIPAHLRTLAGATVTVAAILVGAFVSEEVADNTRENRAVSLFGMVVFLFILWATSKDRKRINWRTVIGGMLTQYVIGLFVLRTTVGYDIFRFIADRAADLLGFAKAGVAFLTSEDVANTGNFFFGVIPAIIFFISLVQVLYYIGFVQWFIVKFATFVFWGLGVSGAEAVVAAATPFIGQGESAMLVRPFVPHMTKAELHQIMTCGFATISGSVLVGYIGLGLNREALVSSCIMSIPASLAISKMRYPETEETLTAGRVVIPDDDEHKAENALHAFANGAWLGIKIAGTIVCSLLCIIALVAFINGLLTWWGRYLNINDPTPLTLQLILGYLLFPVSFLLGVSRTNGTNSTGDILPVAKLIAEKIITNEYKAFSLLTNPSPENNEFYGLSPRSQLIATYALCGFGNIGSLGIQIGILSQLAPSRGGDVAKLAVSALISGVLATLTSASVAGLVVTNQLSSFGQNASS